A genomic stretch from Octopus bimaculoides isolate UCB-OBI-ISO-001 chromosome 15, ASM119413v2, whole genome shotgun sequence includes:
- the LOC106873627 gene encoding uncharacterized protein LOC106873627, with the protein MASECLDPLEECISKALPTQPISGVKTLAKTLRDIGVETLEDLQYVEASDLSSVLKPIQIRKLLQQTKLDLNQTPTTLYSLPGQIQNMISKIGAPFQNNNLQQPVIGNLHSSLPTSGVCVQLPLPKMTTSNVSKQAIVENSHNSIMYPHNNTSPLLSLSMSGSSPTNQSSPQLSNVTHYQNRNIPQYSNMNNVILPSTQVVEVAPNLPAGNNSVKDISSGVNRVRVRSQSKRDKLSLMASSLERDDNSSKGISPSLSSLTRLCSVYGGDRKEVVEISPQPTIDNAGWNTENTEPKLSAADPIIVSDDSNCSTTSETLNSKSFDKMSDNSLMTHTSELLPLANINNDKQQQQQQPMDVFSVNSPLGLYPDNNSNMFADENSEWVQNFQIPIDKMPPALIHALKNKQRPESNLRREMIRVVVAEAIKFCARPNRRQLFFIAHKMVNEYPESLMDDALNSNGRQTGFDAILKQLQSRVENINRFDRGQFLYQKKLMSWTKTQQKSDAGNQKSSKLLNNYGCINWQPLKLPANETKWSLRMKQDLLRSIYNTKWDVEFVEKDMITTFFFQRKDINNGASITTLHKDWPFLFEEIGLMVHFKELTTIDMKSVMSDFLNNSKVETIINVMKSLFLMTNITDIEQILQTAANYKKCEKQNSENDINVALMMQLIMVYLGEDIQHLFPLVPVNYTVTDLESSNIPETPCLIACGDSLLNSCKFLLCVDGTVVNEQITSFVTGLCMMFASYYCFNICYNQEAPSTLEFVQRCLFDINPMKGSKFDHQKFNNKHFVVHPKINTLLKSLIDLGFQVSPELSGCVSNRKSRTPDSSDISRWSLETTNNSNDSDLPALSSLCPTTTAADNTQNFPSLTDKPSDENELVTNPSISIERNEITSQGLSEDQQQQQQQHQQQQQQEHQQQQLTSANISNMPASSEAPLVISVEEVQDFELPDQNFRYNIMNTTNELQENPTKFVPKIKTRLKHCRSVRGHGTNKKPKEWMREYWRIKKRESRARQDYWRKRVLHESIPGQASTTVPTGEPICNQAFDINTNIPCDDGQPNKKNVQLHSPPALVQPQASVVPTPSPVPKLPTYKFQMQHHQSCVMTQLYQMWKSRLFCNAAISNGTHTILVHRDLLIATCTKLLEIPNTDALKGDYLQLTFTPDIQEEALWAFCTYMYEGVLVLNSDILYNMECIAKILGVYNILSLVDRYKQCTMENQSNTPLKSSNEEQIDIYFNYQITNRFQIDNDCDGGPSQPGIKVKQETDPTSCSSQNTVAESQNNLNKSDSFLNYEHVDNKMTLTGLQYQKTICNLSQMITGMISHNQPDYSTSIVIEVEVDSIMSNSCPNINTQSNTTLSPVSLTTVSGEQLPLDLPHTQIKTE; encoded by the exons ATGGCTTCAGAATGTTTAGACCCCTTGGAAGAATGCATTTCAAAAGCCTTACCAACACAGCCTATTTCAGGCGTAAAAACTCTTGCAAAAACCCTGAGGGACATTGGCGTGGAAACTCTTGAGGACCTGCAGTATGTTGAAGCTTCAGATCTTTCATCAGTTCTGAAACCAATCCAGATACGCAAACTTCTTCAACAAACCAAac ttgacTTGAACCAAACACCAACTACTCTGTACTCTTTACCTGGTCAAATACAGAATATGATATCAAAGATTGGAGCACCTTTCCAGAATAACAACTTACAACAACCTGTGATAGGAAACCTACATAGTTCATTGCCAACTTCAGGAGTTTGTGTTCAACTTCCCCTACCTAAAATGACCACGTCAAATGTATCAAAACAAGCTATTGTAGAAAACTCACACAACTCCATCATGTATCCACATAATAACACttcacctcttctctctctcagtatgtCTGGCTCATCTCCTACCAATCAGTCCAGTCCTCAGCTGTCTAATGTAACTCATTATCAGAACCGCAACATACCACAGTACAGTAATATGAACAATGTTATTCTGCCATCGACTCAGGTTGTTGAAGTGGCCCCAAACCTCCCTGCAGGTAATAATTCTGTGAAAGATATTTCTTCTGGTGTCAACAGAGTAAGGGTAAGGAGTCAGTCGAAACGGGACAAACTTTCTCTGATGGCATCATCGCTTGAAAGAGATGATAACAGTTCTAAAGGCATCAGTCCTAGCTTGTCTTCTCTCACTCGTCTATGTTCAGTTTATGGCGGAGACAGAAAAGAAGTAGTTGAGATATCACCACAGCCTACAATCGATAATGCTGGATGGAATACGGAAAACACTGAACCAAAATTGTCTGCAGCTGATCCTATTATTGTTAGTGATGATAGCAACTGTTCAACTACATCAGAGACTTTGAATTCTAAAAGTTTTGACAAGATGTCAGACAACAGTCTGATGACCCACACATCTGAATTATTACCTCTagcaaatataaacaatgataaacagcagcagcaacaacaacccaTGGATGTGTTTTCAGTTAATTCACCTCTTGGATTATATCCTGACAACAATTCCAATATGTTTGCTGATGAAAATTCAGAATGGGTCCAAAATTTTCAGATCCCCATTGATAAAATGCCTCCAGCCCTTATTCACGCTTTGAAGAACAAACAACGCCCAGAATCAAACCTTCGTCGAGAGATGAttcgtgttgttgttgcagaGGCAATAAAATTCTGTGCGAGACCAAACCGAAGACAGTTGTTTTTCATTGCACATAAAATGGTGAACGAATACCCTGAATCCTTGATGGACGATGCACTAAATTCCAATGGTAGACAAACTGGTTTTGACGCCATTTTGAAACAGTTGCAATCTCGTGTTGAAAATATCAATCGGTTTGACCGAGGACAGTTCCTTTACCAAAAGAAGTTAATGTCTTGGACTAAGACTCAGCAAAAATCTGATGCTGGCAATCAGAAATCAAGTAAGTTATTGAATAACTATGGCTGCATTAATTGGCAGCCACTAAAATTACCCGCAAACGAAACAAAATGGAGCCTGAGAATGAAACAGGATTTACTACGGAGCATCTACAACACAAAGTGGGATGTTGAATTTGTGGAAAAAGACATGATAACTACTTTCTTTTTCCAGAGAAAAGACATCAATAATGGTGCTTCCATCACCACATTACACAAAGACTGGCCTTTTCTCTTTGAAGAAATTGGGCTAATGGTTCATTTCAAAGAACTGACCACAATCGACATGAAAAGTGTTATGAGTGACTTTCTCAACAATAGTAAAGTGGAAACAATAATTAATGTAATGAAATCACTTTTTTTAATGACTAACATAACCGATATAGAACAGATTCTCCAAACAGCTGCCAACTACAAGAAATGTGAGAAACAAAACTCTGAGAATGATATCAATGTTGCATTAATGATGCAACTTATAATGGTATATCTCGGTGAAGATATACAACATCTATTTCCTCTTGTACCA GTGAATTATACTGTAACCGACTTAGAATCCTCCAACATTCCCGAAACTCCATGTCTCATTGCCTGCG gTGATTCATTGTTGAATTCCTGTAAGTTTCTGCTTTGTGTTGATGGTACTGTTGTCAATGAACAGATCACTAGTTTCGTAACTGGTCTCTGTATGATGTTCGCATCTTACTACTGCTTCAACATCTGCTACAATCAAGAGGCACCTTCAACACTGGAATTTGTTCAAAG GTGTTTGTTTGATATTAATCCTATGAAAGGCTCCAAATTTGATCACCAGAAATTCAATAACAAACATTTTGTTGTTCATCCTAAGATCAATACACTCTTGAAATCTTTGATTGATTTAGGCTTTCAG GTGTCTCCAGAACTCAGTGGCTGTGTATCGAACAGGAAATCAAGAACTCCTGATTCCTCAGATATCTCAAGATGGTCTTTGGAAACGACAAACAATTCCAATGATTCTGATCTTCCAGCTTTATCTTCTCTTtgtccaacaacaacagcagcagacaaCACTCAGAATTTCCCATCTTTAACAGATAAACCAAG TGATGAAAACGAACTTGTAACAAATCCTTCAATTAGCATCGAACGTAATGAAATAACCAGTCAAGGCTTATCAGAagaccaacagcagcaacaacaacagcatcaacaacagcaacagcaagaacaccaacagcaacaacttacCTCTGCCAATATCAGCAATATGCCAGCATCCAGTGAAGCACCTCTTGTAATTTCGGTGGAAGAAGTTCAGGATTTTGAACTCCCAGATCAAAA TTTCAGGTACAATATTATGAATACTACAAATGAGCTGCAAGAAAACCCAACCAAGTTTGTTCCGAAAATCAAAACAAG gTTAAAGCATTGCCGAAGTGTTCGTGGACATGGCACTAATAAAAAGCCCAAAGAATGGATGAGAGAATATTGGCGCATTAAAAAGAGGGAATCTCGAGCTCGTCAAGATTATTGGAGAAAGCGTGTATTACATGAGTCCATTCCAGGACAAGCAAGCACCACTGTTCCGACTGGAGAACCCATTTGTAACCAGGCTTTTGATATCAATACAAATATACCTTGTGATGATGG TCAACCAAACAAGAAAAATGTTCAGTTACATTCGCCACCAGCCTTGGTTCAACCACAGGCTTCTGTGGTGCCAACACCATCTCCAGTTCCAAAGCTACCAACCTACAAATTCCAGATGCAGCATCATCAGAGTTGTGTAATGACCCAACTTTATCAGATGTGGAAATCAAGGTTATTTTGCAATGCAGCAATTAGTAATGGAACTCATACAATCTTA GTTCATCGAGATCTTCTTATTGCTACTTGTACCAAACTTCTGGAAATTCCAAATACTGATGCACTGAAAGGTGATTACCTACAGTTAACTTTTACCCCTGACATTCAAGAGGAAGCTCTCTGGGCCTTTTGTACCTATATGTACGAAGGAGTCCTGGTTTTAAATTCAGATATTCTATATAACATGGAGTGCATTGCTAAGATCCTTGGTGTATACAATATCTTGAGCCTTGTGGATCGATATAAACAATGTACAATGGAAAACCAATCCAACACACCTTTGAAATCTTCAAATGAagaacagatagatatatattttaactacCAAATAACAAACAGATTTCAGATTGACAACGACTGTGATGGAGGACCTAGCCAGCCAGGAATAAAGGTGAAACAAGAAACAGACCCGACTTCCTGTTCTTCGCAAAATACCGTAGCAGAGTCTCAGAATAATTTAAACAAATCAGATTCTTTCCTGAACTACGAACATGTTGATAACAAAATGACATTAACGGGACTTCAATATCAGAAGACCATCTGTAATTTGTCACAAATGATAACGGGTATGATTAGTCACAATCAACCAGACTACAGTACGTCAATTGTGATTGAGGTGGAAGTTGATTCCATCATGTCCAACAGCTGTCCGAACATAAACACTCAATCAAACACTACTCTTTCTCCAGTCAGTTTGACAACAGTTTCTGGGGAACAGCTCCCCCTTGATTtaccacatacacaaataaaaactgaataa